The Deinococcus sonorensis KR-87 genome includes a window with the following:
- a CDS encoding permease prefix domain 1-containing protein: protein MTGTCGAPPAACRAVVRQDARAELESHLYERVQTLRLSGMDPETAARQAMQELGPAATVARSLNRSHHVHPLLSAAVLGLLLSFGALMLSELVAESRRAAIQTLQERIEIFETTAPLSDQDRAGLSLATRSEVVRWLEPTAVRLVGDGPQARFELSGSAAVPVMGEPGQASSLTYQRLSDTRLGEPLYERTAAVNAMVQAGWPVQLTGEQLQIAGQPLRLSAQEQRQLTYSLVTAQLRHTVPHPAWMIGDFAAMLGHYDMSAAVAHPQPQQSYLMPGTVEPGQRFMLAVRLQTPFLNGQRHPPMQEELWLSLARADASGHLSFPLTRTRHSAHALQLHTSVTAWQTARIGTTLPAVVLKLSSPLPAASTPLRTVPLKGMVSPHLP from the coding sequence TTGACCGGTACCTGCGGCGCGCCACCCGCGGCCTGCCGCGCCGTCGTCCGCCAGGACGCCCGCGCCGAACTGGAGAGCCACCTGTACGAGCGGGTACAGACGCTGCGGCTGTCGGGCATGGACCCGGAAACTGCCGCCCGGCAGGCCATGCAGGAACTCGGCCCGGCGGCAACCGTGGCCCGCAGCCTGAACCGCAGCCACCACGTTCATCCGCTGCTGAGCGCCGCGGTGCTGGGCCTGCTGCTGAGCTTCGGCGCGCTGATGCTGTCCGAGCTGGTGGCCGAGTCGCGCCGGGCCGCCATCCAGACCCTGCAGGAGCGGATTGAGATTTTTGAGACGACAGCGCCGCTCTCCGATCAAGACCGTGCCGGGCTGAGCCTGGCCACGCGTTCCGAAGTGGTCCGGTGGCTTGAACCCACAGCAGTCCGGCTCGTGGGTGATGGTCCGCAGGCCCGCTTCGAGCTGAGCGGCTCTGCGGCCGTGCCGGTGATGGGCGAGCCGGGGCAGGCCAGCAGCCTGACCTACCAGCGCCTCTCGGACACCCGACTGGGTGAGCCGCTCTACGAGCGGACCGCCGCTGTCAACGCCATGGTGCAGGCCGGCTGGCCGGTGCAGCTGACCGGAGAGCAGCTCCAGATCGCCGGTCAGCCGCTGCGGCTGTCGGCGCAGGAGCAACGGCAGCTGACGTACAGCCTGGTGACCGCCCAGCTGCGCCACACCGTTCCCCATCCGGCCTGGATGATCGGCGACTTTGCGGCCATGCTGGGCCACTACGACATGTCGGCTGCGGTCGCCCACCCGCAGCCGCAGCAGAGCTACCTGATGCCCGGCACCGTGGAACCGGGGCAGCGGTTCATGCTGGCCGTCCGGCTCCAGACGCCCTTCCTCAACGGGCAGCGCCACCCGCCCATGCAGGAGGAACTGTGGCTCAGCCTGGCCCGGGCCGACGCCTCCGGCCACCTCAGCTTTCCGCTGACCCGCACCCGCCACTCGGCCCACGCCCTGCAGCTGCACACCAGCGTCACCGCCTGGCAGACTGCACGTATCGGGACCACCCTGCCGGCCGTGGTGCTGAAGCTGTCCAGCCCGCTCCCGGCGGCCAGCACCCCGCTCCGAACCGTGCCGCTAAAGG
- a CDS encoding PadR family transcriptional regulator has product MDANMLRGHLDLILLSTLEGGPLYGLRIIQNVHQQTKGAFQFKEGTLYPALHRLEQQGLLSSEVQPSDTGGPPRKYYRLTAQGREALRRKQAEWQAFTRAMRPFGGLSLGQA; this is encoded by the coding sequence ATGGATGCCAACATGCTGCGCGGTCATCTCGACCTGATTCTTCTCTCGACGCTGGAGGGCGGCCCGCTGTATGGCCTGCGGATCATCCAGAACGTCCATCAGCAGACGAAGGGTGCCTTTCAGTTCAAGGAAGGCACCCTCTACCCGGCCCTGCACCGCCTGGAACAGCAGGGCCTGCTGAGCAGCGAGGTCCAGCCGAGCGACACCGGCGGCCCGCCGCGCAAGTACTACCGCCTGACCGCCCAGGGCCGCGAGGCACTTCGCCGCAAACAGGCCGAGTGGCAGGCATTCACGCGGGCCATGCGCCCGTTTGGCGGGCTGTCGCTGGGACAGGCATGA
- a CDS encoding GNAT family N-acetyltransferase translates to MTQVQDNAERQRYELQTPQGTAIAAYHDDGGKRVFTHTEVPEALEGQGVGSQLVQAALDDARQQGLQVVPECPFVADYIERHEEYQDLVPPEAWEGLGRS, encoded by the coding sequence ATGACCCAGGTCCAGGACAACGCCGAGCGGCAGCGCTACGAACTGCAGACTCCCCAGGGCACCGCCATCGCCGCCTACCACGATGACGGCGGGAAACGGGTGTTCACCCACACCGAGGTGCCGGAGGCGCTGGAGGGCCAGGGTGTGGGCTCGCAGCTGGTGCAGGCGGCGCTGGATGACGCCCGGCAGCAGGGCCTCCAGGTGGTGCCGGAATGCCCCTTCGTGGCGGACTACATCGAGCGGCACGAGGAGTATCAGGACTTGGTGCCGCCGGAAGCCTGGGAGGGCCTGGGCCGGAGCTAG
- a CDS encoding glycerophosphodiester phosphodiesterase — translation MIRLPLLAVLLASLVSCAAPHAGTANPYIVNEPWILAHQGGEDLWPSNTLLAFQQAAQLGVNMLDTDMHATRDGVLVLSHDETVDRLTDGQGRIRDLTLAQLKTLDAGYRFTPDGGQSYPYRGQGLTIPTLDEALSAHPELPWTIEIKQDTPSIAEPFCAELRQRGMTGRVVVASFSDKAMQDFRRTCPEVATSMTERELRPLVLLSKVGLSRLAGTPGQLAQVPARSGSIEVVTPSFVRQMHALGVAVHVWTINDPAEMRRLLDLGVDGLDTDRPDLMRQVLQERGAAGH, via the coding sequence ATGATTCGCCTGCCGCTTCTGGCCGTGCTGCTGGCCAGCCTGGTTTCCTGCGCCGCGCCGCACGCCGGCACCGCCAACCCCTACATCGTGAACGAGCCCTGGATTCTGGCGCATCAGGGCGGCGAGGACCTGTGGCCCAGCAATACCCTGCTGGCCTTCCAGCAGGCGGCGCAGCTGGGCGTGAACATGCTCGACACCGACATGCACGCCACCCGCGACGGAGTGCTGGTGCTGTCGCACGACGAGACGGTGGACCGCCTCACCGATGGCCAGGGCCGCATCCGCGACCTGACGCTGGCGCAGCTGAAGACGCTGGATGCCGGCTACCGCTTCACCCCGGACGGCGGCCAGAGCTACCCGTACCGCGGTCAGGGCCTGACCATCCCGACGCTGGACGAGGCGCTCTCGGCCCACCCGGAGCTGCCCTGGACCATCGAGATCAAGCAGGACACCCCCAGCATCGCTGAACCTTTCTGCGCCGAACTGCGTCAGCGCGGCATGACCGGGCGGGTGGTGGTGGCCAGCTTCTCGGACAAGGCCATGCAGGACTTCCGGCGCACCTGCCCGGAGGTGGCGACCAGCATGACCGAGCGCGAACTGCGTCCGCTGGTGCTGCTCAGCAAGGTCGGCCTGAGCCGTCTGGCCGGCACCCCCGGACAGCTGGCGCAGGTGCCGGCACGCTCCGGCAGCATCGAGGTGGTGACGCCCAGTTTCGTGCGGCAGATGCACGCCCTGGGCGTGGCGGTGCACGTCTGGACCATCAACGACCCGGCCGAGATGCGCCGCCTGCTGGACCTGGGTGTGGACGGCCTGGACACCGACCGGCCCGACCTGATGCGGCAGGTGCTTCAGGAACGCGGCGCGGCAGGGCACTGA
- a CDS encoding type I phosphomannose isomerase catalytic subunit translates to MTHSPLSQQLLPLVPEYKERVWGGQRLQPHTPPIGEAWIAGEDSRVAAGPLAGQTLHQLVQAAPQALLGEHLAGRYTRFPLLIKLLDCADWLSVQVHPNDEQARQLVGEGQFGKTEAWHFLEVEPGAEIIVGVQAGTTPAQLAAAIRGGEVLDVSARQAVQAGDTVYIPAGTLHALGPGMLLYEVQQSSDTTYRVYDWDRPANAGRALHLEESVAVTDAGQQGDVRGVGQTGGQGELVRSPYFVLEGLHLNAAQAADTGGRSPHLLTVTEGEVQVQRGEERVRLRRYDTLLVAASAGGYRLEADQPARLLRASVPEA, encoded by the coding sequence ATGACCCACTCCCCGCTGTCCCAGCAGCTGCTGCCGCTCGTGCCCGAGTACAAGGAACGCGTGTGGGGAGGACAGCGGCTGCAACCGCACACGCCGCCGATCGGGGAGGCCTGGATCGCGGGCGAGGACAGCCGGGTGGCGGCGGGCCCGCTGGCCGGGCAGACGCTGCATCAGCTGGTGCAGGCGGCGCCTCAGGCGCTGCTGGGGGAACACCTGGCGGGGCGCTACACCCGCTTTCCGCTGCTGATCAAGCTGCTGGACTGCGCCGACTGGCTGAGCGTGCAGGTTCACCCCAACGATGAGCAGGCGCGGCAGCTGGTGGGGGAGGGGCAGTTCGGCAAGACCGAGGCCTGGCACTTCCTGGAAGTGGAGCCGGGCGCCGAGATCATCGTGGGTGTGCAGGCCGGGACCACCCCGGCCCAGCTGGCCGCCGCCATCCGGGGAGGCGAGGTGCTGGACGTCTCGGCGCGGCAGGCGGTGCAGGCCGGCGACACGGTGTACATCCCGGCCGGCACGCTGCACGCGCTGGGGCCGGGCATGCTGCTGTACGAGGTGCAGCAGTCCAGCGACACCACCTACCGGGTCTACGACTGGGACCGTCCGGCCAACGCGGGGCGGGCGCTGCACCTGGAGGAGTCGGTGGCGGTCACGGACGCCGGGCAGCAGGGCGACGTGCGGGGGGTGGGGCAGACCGGTGGCCAGGGCGAGCTGGTGCGCAGCCCCTACTTCGTCCTGGAGGGGCTGCACCTGAACGCTGCCCAGGCGGCCGACACGGGCGGACGCAGCCCGCATCTGCTGACCGTGACGGAAGGTGAGGTGCAGGTGCAGCGCGGCGAGGAGCGTGTGCGGCTGCGGCGGTACGACACGCTGCTGGTGGCGGCCTCGGCGGGTGGGTACCGCCTGGAGGCCGACCAGCCTGCCCGGCTCCTGAGGGCCAGCGTGCCGGAAGCGTAG
- a CDS encoding methyltransferase domain-containing protein produces MPRPSRSTARNQKPRSAPERYLTYELEALPGLEAVAEAELREVPQVRGGGPLEGGGVRFQFAGDPARLERLRGAVAVYRVASWDVPRPKALMGHQVLGELTRFLAEVARQGGHTSFRLSAAGRDSDTYQRLAEMLSEGLELPYRPDDGELLVRFRPGALEAGWDVLARTTPRPLSARRWRACNMEGGLNATIAYAMHRLAGQRERDRIFNPMCGSGTLLIERALMGPLDAMVGVDTSPEAIRCAQTNIQAAGRRIEVAQVDALNTGLPDRSFDLTVADLPWGDAIGSHGGNAELYPLFLREMHRLTSLHGRLVVLTHEIRLFEQVLRAQSRWEAQELFQVYSGGHHPKAYLLWK; encoded by the coding sequence ATGCCGCGCCCCAGCCGTTCCACTGCCCGCAACCAGAAGCCCCGCTCCGCTCCCGAACGCTACCTGACGTATGAGCTGGAGGCGTTGCCGGGCCTGGAAGCGGTGGCCGAGGCGGAACTGCGTGAGGTGCCGCAGGTGCGCGGCGGCGGACCGCTGGAGGGCGGCGGGGTGCGCTTCCAGTTTGCCGGTGATCCGGCCCGGCTGGAGCGGCTGCGCGGGGCGGTGGCGGTGTACCGGGTGGCCAGCTGGGACGTGCCGCGCCCCAAGGCGCTGATGGGGCATCAGGTGCTGGGCGAACTGACCCGCTTTCTGGCGGAGGTGGCGCGGCAGGGCGGCCACACCAGCTTCCGGCTGAGTGCGGCGGGCCGGGACAGCGACACCTATCAGCGGTTGGCCGAGATGCTGTCGGAGGGGCTGGAGCTGCCGTACCGCCCCGACGACGGCGAGCTGCTGGTGCGCTTCCGGCCCGGCGCGCTGGAGGCCGGCTGGGACGTGCTGGCCCGCACCACGCCGCGTCCGCTGTCGGCGCGGCGCTGGCGCGCGTGCAACATGGAGGGCGGCCTGAACGCCACCATCGCCTACGCCATGCACCGGCTGGCCGGGCAGCGCGAGCGCGACCGTATCTTCAACCCGATGTGCGGCAGCGGCACCCTGCTGATCGAGCGCGCCCTGATGGGGCCGCTGGACGCCATGGTGGGCGTGGACACCAGCCCCGAGGCGATCCGCTGCGCCCAGACCAACATCCAGGCGGCCGGGCGCCGCATCGAGGTGGCGCAGGTGGACGCGCTGAACACCGGCCTGCCGGACCGCAGCTTCGACCTGACGGTGGCGGACCTGCCGTGGGGCGACGCCATCGGCAGTCACGGCGGCAATGCCGAGCTGTACCCGCTGTTCCTGCGCGAGATGCACCGCCTCACCTCGCTGCACGGACGGCTGGTGGTGCTCACCCACGAGATCCGGCTGTTCGAACAGGTGTTGCGCGCCCAGAGCCGTTGGGAGGCCCAGGAGCTGTTCCAGGTGTATTCGGGCGGCCATCACCCCAAGGCCTACCTGCTCTGGAAGTAG
- the ppgK gene encoding polyphosphate--glucose phosphotransferase, with product MTTTATGVLGIDIGGSGIKGAPVDLQSGQLIGERVRIPTPAGAKPSEVAEVVRQLSAQLGGQGPVGVTFPGVVRGGRTLSAANVDKSWIGLDADRLFSEAAGRPVTLLNDADAAGLAEARYGAGRGVQGVIMLLTFGTGIGSALISGGQLVPNTELGHLELDGREVEPWASAGTREREELSWKQWGKRVTPYLQHLERLFSPDLFIIGGGVSKKADKWREYLEVSTPLQPAGLQNEAGIVGAALMAAERQDAADHTPAVGRRKSD from the coding sequence ATGACCACCACAGCAACAGGGGTTCTGGGCATCGACATCGGCGGCAGCGGCATCAAGGGAGCGCCGGTGGACCTGCAGAGCGGCCAGCTGATCGGCGAACGGGTCCGCATTCCCACCCCGGCCGGGGCCAAGCCCAGCGAGGTGGCGGAGGTGGTGCGCCAGCTCTCGGCGCAGCTGGGCGGTCAGGGACCGGTGGGTGTGACGTTTCCCGGCGTGGTGCGCGGCGGCCGGACCCTGAGTGCCGCCAATGTGGACAAGAGCTGGATCGGGCTGGACGCCGACCGGCTGTTCAGCGAGGCGGCGGGCCGGCCGGTCACGCTGCTCAACGACGCCGACGCGGCCGGGCTGGCCGAGGCCCGCTACGGAGCGGGCCGGGGCGTGCAGGGCGTGATCATGCTGCTGACCTTCGGCACCGGCATCGGGAGCGCGCTGATCAGCGGCGGCCAGCTGGTGCCGAACACCGAGCTGGGCCACCTGGAACTGGACGGCCGTGAGGTGGAGCCGTGGGCGTCAGCCGGCACCCGCGAGCGGGAGGAGCTCAGCTGGAAGCAGTGGGGCAAGCGGGTCACGCCGTACCTGCAGCACTTGGAGCGGCTGTTCAGCCCGGACCTGTTCATCATTGGGGGCGGCGTCAGCAAGAAGGCCGACAAGTGGCGCGAATACCTGGAAGTCAGCACCCCACTGCAACCGGCGGGCCTGCAGAACGAGGCGGGGATCGTAGGCGCTGCCCTGATGGCTGCGGAGCGTCAGGACGCCGCCGACCACACCCCGGCGGTGGGCCGGCGCAAGTCTGACTGA
- the hemA gene encoding glutamyl-tRNA reductase, whose translation MTASCPTALRLRPAHFQDQLDLAVVGLNHTTAPVAVRERAAVREGEQEALLSHLRRHAREVMLLSTCNRTEVYMSGIQGDPQSAFEGAWGHRLSEHLYVHRGHEAAAHLYRVAAGLDSLVIGETQIQGQVKRAWQDASKRRDTGALLNKAAQGALAAGKRVRFETGLSDRVVSVSSAAVELAQGIFGDLSGRTALIVGAGETAELTLTHLRAAGVGDVIVVNRTEERARALAERVGGRACASEMLHEVLPEADVVIASSAAPHYVLRPDGMAAALQGRERPMFLIDISVPRILDPAIAGVPGAHLYNLDDLQAIVQRNLASRRAALPQAEQIVEEGVAELERWSAFREARLAALADSPSAALASD comes from the coding sequence CTGACCGCCAGCTGCCCCACCGCGCTGCGGCTGCGCCCGGCCCACTTCCAGGACCAGCTGGACCTGGCGGTGGTGGGCCTGAATCACACCACCGCGCCGGTGGCCGTGCGTGAGCGGGCCGCCGTGCGCGAGGGCGAGCAGGAGGCGCTGCTCTCGCACCTGCGCCGCCACGCCCGCGAGGTGATGCTGCTCAGCACCTGCAACCGCACCGAGGTCTACATGAGCGGCATCCAGGGCGACCCGCAGAGCGCCTTCGAGGGCGCCTGGGGCCACCGGCTGAGCGAACACCTGTATGTCCACCGGGGCCACGAGGCCGCCGCCCACCTGTACCGGGTGGCCGCTGGCCTGGACAGCCTGGTGATCGGCGAGACGCAGATTCAGGGACAGGTGAAGCGCGCGTGGCAGGACGCCTCCAAGCGCCGCGACACTGGCGCGCTGCTGAACAAGGCCGCCCAGGGCGCGCTGGCCGCCGGGAAGCGGGTGCGCTTCGAGACCGGCCTCTCGGACCGGGTGGTGAGCGTGTCGAGTGCGGCCGTGGAGCTGGCCCAGGGCATCTTCGGCGACCTGTCGGGCCGCACCGCCCTGATCGTGGGGGCCGGCGAGACCGCCGAGCTGACCCTGACGCACCTGCGCGCCGCCGGCGTGGGCGACGTGATCGTGGTGAACCGCACCGAGGAGCGCGCCCGCGCCCTGGCCGAGCGGGTGGGCGGCCGGGCCTGCGCCTCGGAGATGCTGCACGAGGTGCTGCCGGAGGCCGACGTGGTGATCGCGTCGAGCGCCGCGCCGCACTACGTGCTGCGGCCCGACGGCATGGCGGCAGCCCTGCAGGGCCGGGAGCGCCCGATGTTCCTGATCGACATCTCGGTGCCGCGCATTCTGGACCCGGCCATCGCCGGGGTGCCGGGCGCCCACCTGTACAACCTCGACGACCTGCAGGCGATCGTGCAGCGCAACCTGGCCTCGCGTCGCGCCGCGCTGCCGCAGGCCGAGCAGATCGTGGAGGAGGGGGTGGCCGAGCTGGAGCGCTGGAGCGCCTTCCGGGAGGCCCGCCTCGCGGCCCTGGCCGACTCGCCGTCCGCCGCCCTCGCGAGCGACTGA
- a CDS encoding precorrin-2 dehydrogenase/sirohydrochlorin ferrochelatase family protein yields MLLATFLDLSGSTAVLVGGGRVAARRSRVLLQAGLQVRVVSPTFAPEVRAQDVELMEREYRTGDLDGAALVVACTDNPEVNDRVADDARRLGLLVNHSGDAARGTFRFPATVERGGVQLALTTGTELPMLAQALRERLEAALPEQLPLERWSQQRDAALRLDPAQRQPALDRLREDIRRTVGVRA; encoded by the coding sequence ATGTTACTGGCGACCTTCCTGGACCTGAGCGGCAGCACCGCCGTGCTGGTGGGCGGCGGACGCGTGGCCGCCCGCCGCAGCCGGGTGCTGCTTCAGGCCGGGCTGCAGGTCAGGGTGGTCTCGCCCACGTTTGCGCCGGAAGTGCGGGCGCAGGATGTGGAGCTGATGGAGCGCGAGTACCGCACTGGAGACCTCGACGGAGCCGCGCTGGTGGTGGCCTGCACCGACAACCCGGAGGTCAACGACCGGGTGGCCGACGATGCCCGGCGGCTGGGCCTGCTGGTCAACCACAGCGGCGATGCCGCGCGCGGAACGTTCCGCTTCCCGGCCACCGTGGAGCGCGGCGGGGTGCAGCTGGCGCTCACGACCGGCACCGAGCTGCCGATGCTGGCCCAGGCGCTGCGCGAACGGCTGGAGGCAGCGCTGCCGGAGCAGCTGCCGCTGGAGCGGTGGTCCCAGCAGCGCGACGCCGCGCTGCGCCTGGACCCGGCGCAGCGTCAGCCGGCACTGGACCGGCTGCGCGAGGACATCCGGCGCACCGTGGGGGTCCGCGCGTGA
- the cobA gene encoding uroporphyrinogen-III C-methyltransferase codes for MTAQATSRAFVSLIGAGPGDPGLLTLNGQQALAQADVVLFDYLANPELLRHCPQARTVYVGKKGFSEYISQEQITELLVQTALEGGGQRVARLKGGDVYVFGRGGEEAEACQAAGIPFEVVPGISSAIAAPAYAGIPVTHRSVARSFAVLTGNVKEGDAHYERLSGIDTLVLLMGVRNLNVIAAELVRAGRSPETPAATIQWGTTPEQRTVTGTLATIAQEVQRAGLEAPAVTVVGEVVRLREQLRWFDLQHGGPLSGRSVAVTRTRDGASGLPDLLRTLGARVLEVPLIRFAPSAQPDEVQRRLRDLKGLDWLLLTSNQAVAALFEHLEAAGLDTRALAGVRLAAVGPSTARSLRERGLQADFVPGTPGARHLGSELPVLAGTRVLHLTSQLAEAELQQALEARGVAYDRLEAYRTEPAEPGQNELERLKGADVVTLASGSAARHLAELAGTDFTVAVMGPQTAEAAHALGFRRVVVAETPSLEALAAAAAQAVSGD; via the coding sequence ATGACTGCACAGGCAACCTCCCGCGCCTTCGTTTCCCTGATCGGGGCTGGCCCCGGCGACCCGGGCCTGCTGACGCTCAACGGCCAGCAGGCGCTGGCCCAGGCCGACGTGGTGCTGTTCGACTACCTCGCCAACCCCGAGCTGCTGCGGCACTGCCCGCAGGCCCGCACCGTGTACGTGGGCAAGAAGGGCTTTTCCGAGTACATCAGCCAGGAGCAGATCACCGAGCTGCTGGTGCAGACGGCGCTGGAAGGCGGCGGCCAGCGGGTGGCGCGGCTCAAGGGCGGCGACGTGTACGTGTTCGGGCGCGGCGGCGAGGAGGCCGAGGCGTGTCAGGCGGCCGGCATTCCCTTCGAGGTGGTGCCGGGCATCAGCAGCGCCATCGCCGCGCCCGCCTACGCCGGCATTCCGGTCACGCACCGCAGCGTGGCGCGCAGCTTTGCGGTGCTGACCGGCAACGTCAAGGAGGGCGATGCCCACTACGAGCGGCTGAGCGGCATCGACACGCTGGTGCTGCTGATGGGGGTACGCAACCTGAACGTGATCGCGGCGGAACTGGTGCGGGCCGGGCGCTCACCCGAAACGCCCGCCGCCACCATCCAGTGGGGCACCACCCCCGAGCAGCGCACCGTGACCGGCACGCTGGCGACCATCGCGCAAGAGGTGCAGCGGGCCGGGCTGGAGGCGCCCGCCGTGACGGTGGTGGGCGAGGTGGTGCGACTGCGCGAGCAGCTGCGCTGGTTCGACCTGCAGCACGGCGGCCCGCTGAGCGGCCGGAGCGTGGCCGTGACGCGCACGCGCGACGGGGCCAGCGGCCTGCCGGACCTGCTGCGGACGCTGGGGGCGCGGGTGCTGGAAGTGCCGCTGATCCGCTTCGCGCCCAGCGCCCAGCCGGATGAGGTGCAGCGGCGGCTGCGGGACCTGAAGGGCCTGGACTGGCTGCTGCTGACCAGCAACCAGGCGGTGGCCGCGCTGTTCGAGCATCTGGAGGCCGCCGGGCTGGACACCCGCGCCCTGGCCGGGGTGCGGCTGGCGGCAGTGGGGCCGTCCACCGCCCGCAGCCTGCGCGAACGGGGCCTGCAGGCCGACTTCGTGCCCGGCACGCCCGGCGCCCGCCATCTGGGCAGCGAGCTGCCGGTGCTGGCGGGCACCCGGGTGCTGCACCTGACCTCCCAGCTGGCCGAGGCCGAGCTGCAGCAGGCGCTGGAGGCGCGCGGCGTGGCCTATGACCGGCTGGAGGCCTACCGCACCGAGCCGGCCGAGCCGGGCCAGAACGAACTGGAGCGCCTGAAGGGCGCGGACGTGGTGACGCTCGCCTCCGGCAGCGCGGCGCGGCATCTGGCCGAGCTGGCCGGCACCGACTTCACGGTGGCCGTGATGGGGCCGCAGACCGCCGAGGCCGCCCACGCGCTGGGCTTCCGGCGGGTGGTGGTGGCCGAGACGCCCAGCCTGGAGGCGCTGGCCGCCGCCGCCGCCCAGGCGGTGTCCGGCGACTGA
- a CDS encoding cytochrome P450, with translation MTAASSAASLLDPFPWYARMRRQAPVVQDPDSGMWMVFGYPDVQRVLSDWRVFSSQQGRPRGEDAESALSSSMISTDPPRHRQLRTLVEQAFTPRQVRELAPRIGQLTHELLDQVQAGRLDFVHDFAYPLPVIVIAEILGIPAQDRDRFKRWSDQVVTGDRSGSREMAGYFATLIEQRRADPGPDLISGLLAAQLEGEHLNTQELLGFCILLLVAGNETTTNLLTNTVLCWQDAPEAYQRVRQDPELLSGTIEESLRYRSPVQSMFRTCVQDVELSGVTIPAGRPVLAWIGSANRDEQQFEQADTFDPARTPNRHLAFGNGIHFCLGAPLARLEASIALGAVLERLPELRVEPGTVLEPIESRIVAGVKRLPVQFG, from the coding sequence ATGACTGCTGCCTCCAGCGCCGCCTCGCTGCTCGACCCCTTTCCCTGGTACGCCCGGATGCGCCGGCAGGCCCCAGTGGTGCAGGACCCGGACTCGGGCATGTGGATGGTCTTCGGATACCCGGACGTGCAGCGGGTGCTGTCGGACTGGCGGGTCTTCTCGTCGCAGCAGGGCCGCCCGCGTGGCGAGGACGCCGAGTCGGCGCTGTCCAGCAGCATGATCAGCACCGACCCGCCACGGCACCGGCAGCTGCGGACCCTGGTGGAGCAGGCCTTCACGCCCCGGCAGGTGCGCGAGCTGGCCCCGCGCATCGGGCAGCTGACCCATGAGCTGCTGGATCAGGTGCAGGCCGGGCGGCTGGACTTCGTTCACGACTTCGCGTACCCGCTGCCGGTGATCGTGATCGCCGAGATCCTGGGCATTCCGGCCCAGGATCGGGACCGCTTCAAGCGCTGGTCCGATCAGGTGGTGACCGGCGACCGCAGCGGCAGCCGCGAGATGGCCGGCTACTTCGCCACCCTGATCGAGCAGCGCCGCGCCGACCCCGGTCCGGACCTGATCAGCGGGCTGCTGGCCGCCCAGCTGGAGGGCGAGCACCTCAACACCCAGGAGCTGCTGGGCTTCTGCATCCTGCTGCTGGTGGCCGGCAACGAGACCACCACCAACCTGCTCACCAACACGGTGCTGTGCTGGCAGGACGCGCCGGAGGCCTACCAGCGGGTGCGGCAGGACCCGGAACTGCTGTCCGGCACCATCGAGGAGTCGCTGCGGTACCGCTCGCCGGTCCAGAGCATGTTCCGCACCTGCGTGCAGGACGTGGAGCTGAGCGGCGTGACCATTCCGGCGGGGCGCCCGGTGCTGGCCTGGATCGGGTCAGCCAACCGCGACGAGCAGCAGTTCGAGCAGGCGGATACCTTCGACCCGGCGCGCACACCCAACCGCCACTTGGCGTTCGGCAACGGCATTCACTTCTGCCTGGGCGCGCCGCTGGCCCGGCTGGAGGCCAGCATTGCGCTGGGGGCGGTGCTGGAGCGGCTGCCGGAACTGCGCGTCGAGCCGGGCACCGTGCTGGAACCGATCGAGAGCCGGATTGTGGCGGGCGTCAAGCGGCTGCCGGTGCAGTTCGGCTGA
- a CDS encoding ferric reductase-like transmembrane domain-containing protein yields the protein MRAPPRRPASGWVQLAVALLLPLNLDLLLQLLQPAELLQRREEVYGALSLVALLLVLLTRHLPALRPYRRALGLAGFGYALIHGWLAILHVFHGDLSNVLFLNPATQAGVGAGLLALVLLLPLALTSTDAARRRMGRHWKTLHRLGPPLTLLSAVHTAWIGVHFSLWPLTWGAALLLALSVALYVWPRRRPPVPVRRPS from the coding sequence ATGCGTGCCCCCCCGCGCCGTCCGGCGTCCGGCTGGGTGCAGCTGGCGGTGGCGCTGCTGCTGCCGCTGAACCTGGACCTGCTGCTGCAATTGCTGCAGCCGGCCGAGCTGCTGCAGCGGCGCGAGGAGGTCTACGGCGCGCTGTCGCTGGTGGCGCTGCTGCTGGTGCTGCTGACCCGCCACCTGCCCGCGCTGCGGCCCTACCGCCGCGCCCTCGGGCTGGCCGGCTTCGGCTACGCGCTGATCCACGGCTGGCTGGCGATCCTGCACGTCTTCCACGGTGACCTGAGCAACGTGCTGTTCCTGAACCCGGCCACCCAGGCGGGCGTCGGGGCCGGGCTGCTGGCCCTGGTCCTGCTGCTGCCGCTGGCCCTCACCAGCACCGACGCCGCCCGGCGCCGCATGGGCCGCCACTGGAAGACGCTGCACCGCCTCGGGCCGCCGCTCACCCTGCTCTCGGCCGTGCACACCGCCTGGATCGGCGTGCATTTCAGCCTGTGGCCGCTCACCTGGGGGGCCGCGCTGCTGCTGGCGCTCAGCGTGGCGCTGTATGTGTGGCCGCGCCGCCGCCCCCCTGTTCCTGTCCGGAGACCCTCATGA